Within the Candidatus Babeliaceae bacterium genome, the region TTCGCCCTACGGGCTACGTCGGACACTCAGGATGAGCGAAATTATAAAATATTTTTACTTATTAAAGTCTATTTTATAGAGAGTGTGGCATGAAAAATATTTACTTTTTTATAACGTTATTGTCTTGCAACGCAGCCGTTCTAGGCATGGAGTCTAATACTCAAGCACCACGTATACCTCAAAAATTAATTACGGGATTCCAATCAATAAAAGCTGCACCAGAAAATACAAGAAACTGCTGGTCTATTTTTGTATCAGATGCCAACCAAGTAATAAATTCCCCTATCGTAGAAGATCTGGAACTGGGGCTTGCGCAAGAAGTCAACTCCCTGCCCGCAACAAATGCCCTAGCGCAGCTACTACAATTAATGAACAATAATATCATGAATGCCCATATACAAAACGCCAATGCAATAACAACAACTAACCAAACAATCCAAACTGCAATAGCTAAAAATGCGCTTGCAATGGCCGGGCTGGGCCTTGTCAATTTAGGTTTTATATTATACACAGTCTATGGAAAATAATTTTTTAGATAATATTAATTGAATAAAACCCTCTTTTTAGGTTACACTTATTGATATTTAAAAAAGAGGCACATTATGCATGATGTAATATTAGAAATAAAAAATATTTCAAAACGATTTATAGACAAAAAACATATAATAGATGCACTTTCTGATGTGTCTATTTCAATTTTTAGAGGCGAGATACTGGGGCTTTTAGGCGTCAATGGCGCTGGCAAAACCACGCTATCATCGATTATCGCCACGCTGCATCCACCAACATCGGGTGATATTTTGTATAACGGCAGTTCTATTTATACTCATATGTATGAATTTCGCAAAAACCTAGGCTTTTGCCCCCAACGACCTAATTTTGATAGATTATTGTCTGTAAGAGATAATTTGATATTTGCTGGCAGATATTTTTTAATGCCAGAAGACCTCATTCATGAACGCGTAAAACTACTGATGGAACAATTTGAATTAACTCGTTACGCATCATCATCGGCACTTATTCTTTCTGGTGGCTATAAACAACGTCTCATTTTGGCTCGATCAATGATGCATAATCCTACGGTACTCATTCTCGATGAACCAACCGTTGCACTTGATCCTCATATTAGACGGCAGCTGTGGGATATTATTTTAAATCTCAAAAAAATGGGCGTTACTATTATTTTAACAACCCATTATATAGATGAAGCAGAAATATTATCAGACCGAGTTTGTATTTTGGACAAAGGACGCGTTCGTTTAATAGATAAGCCTTCAAACCTTATGTCGACCTATAGTAAAACAAGACTAGAAGATGTTTTTTTACAATTAACACAAGATTAATCTTAGGAAAAATATATGAATTCTTATGACACGTTACATATTTTTAAGTGGTTATTATGGCGGAATATTATTATTTTACGTCAAAATCTTTTAGACAAACTAATTGATGCCT harbors:
- a CDS encoding ABC transporter ATP-binding protein, whose protein sequence is MHDVILEIKNISKRFIDKKHIIDALSDVSISIFRGEILGLLGVNGAGKTTLSSIIATLHPPTSGDILYNGSSIYTHMYEFRKNLGFCPQRPNFDRLLSVRDNLIFAGRYFLMPEDLIHERVKLLMEQFELTRYASSSALILSGGYKQRLILARSMMHNPTVLILDEPTVALDPHIRRQLWDIILNLKKMGVTIILTTHYIDEAEILSDRVCILDKGRVRLIDKPSNLMSTYSKTRLEDVFLQLTQD